Proteins from one Myxococcales bacterium genomic window:
- a CDS encoding AhpC/TSA family protein, with protein sequence MPRAGRAVARRTPEIERRGAELAIIGNGSPAQAGFAADQDLTGRVFTDPARAVYRALGMRDGLRSTFNPRVLANAARAWSKGFRQKRTQGDPLQQGGVLLVDGSGNIVFSHLSQVAGDHPSLEVLLRALDKLAGA encoded by the coding sequence TTGCCACGAGCAGGCCGCGCAGTTGCGCGGCGCACTCCCGAAATCGAGCGCCGCGGTGCCGAGCTCGCCATCATCGGCAACGGTAGCCCCGCGCAGGCGGGCTTCGCCGCGGATCAGGACCTGACCGGGCGAGTCTTCACTGACCCCGCACGTGCCGTGTATCGCGCGCTCGGCATGCGCGACGGGCTGCGGTCGACCTTCAATCCACGCGTGCTGGCGAATGCCGCTCGGGCCTGGTCCAAGGGTTTCCGCCAGAAGCGGACGCAAGGTGACCCTCTGCAGCAGGGCGGAGTGCTGCTCGTGGACGGATCGGGCAACATCGTCTTTTCGCACCTGAGCCAGGTGGCTGGGGATCATCCAAGCCTCGAAGTGCTCCTGCGCGCGCTCGACAAGCTCGCTGGCGCCTAG